One genomic region from Branchiostoma lanceolatum isolate klBraLanc5 chromosome 7, klBraLanc5.hap2, whole genome shotgun sequence encodes:
- the LOC136439240 gene encoding uncharacterized protein, which yields MVTLHRFVPLQDDYNTHLFTFLVSSPHDIKDENSREFAYACHKWCLHLGRKDYDRTLGAFLCLQRARKRVVCKVDYALTVLHTKDAGRNVSFQRKQCEFIHGNSSQGQRSLLLEEELRQGYVDSDGNLTVELRIGNCSTTFGAILDILPRGRADFPRYDSSYFEYGGFDWNISVHPNGEHMENTDQSYLRLNRLTHFDHFCRLRYRLIARFADEKIDTGAKEELFDFGGKGQDHQIDQSLSKLTRRVRLFLHVELFSAAHVSQVKVYATDSIKNRAFLRDTEKQCWCIESDINNTKLVKLRLKYTDIFQMPTDYSRYVAWTARIVGPAGDYLCKDGPFSALYVKCEKDPGYEVVTTLPAVELTRKSSGLLDVYGRLTVQVDLLTSHMTYRPTYGTTDTVVWRQCQQLREQVHSQEQLSSGSATTRLSGDGSTGHRHPNYWAMLTSQPKW from the exons ATGGTGACGCTTCATCGTTTCGTCCCTCTGCAAGACGACTACAACACTCACCTCTTCACTTTCCTCGTCAGCTCGCCTCACGACATCAAGGACGAGAACTCACGAGAGTTCGCGTACGCCTGCCATAAATGGTGTCTTCATTTGGGAAGAAAGGACTATGACAGAACTTTGGGCGCTTTTCTCTGCCTCCAGCGCGCTAGAAAGAGGGTTGTCTGTAAGGTAGATTACGCGTTAACAGTACTGCATACTAAGGACGCTGGCAGGAATGTTTCTTTTCAAAGGAAGCAATGTGAGTTCATCCACGGCAACTCCTCACAAGGACAAAGGAGTCTCCTTCTAGAAGAAGAATTAAGACAGGGTTACGTAGATTCTGACGGGAATCTGACAGTAGAATTGAGGATAGGAAACTGCAGTACAACTTTTGGTGCAATTCTGGACATTTTGCCCAGAGGGCGCGCTGATTTCCCCAGGTATGACTCTTCTTATTTCGAATACGGAGGGTTTGACTGGAATATTTCTGTCCATCCAAATGGAGAACACATGGAAAACACTGACCAGAGCTACCTGCGTCTTAACAGACTGACTCATTTTGACCACTTCTGCAGGCTCAGATATCGTTTGATTGCCAGGTTCGCAGACGAGAAAATTGACACTGGCGCGAAAGAGGAACTGTTCGATTTTGGCGGGAAAGGACAGGACCACCAGATCGACCAATCCCTCAGCAAGCTGACCAGAAGAGTTCGCTTGTTCCTACATGTAGAATTGTTTTCAGCCGCACATGTTAGCCAAGTCAAGGTTTACGCCACGGACTCCATTAAGAATCGTGCCTTTCTCCGTGATACCGAAAAACAATGTTGGTGCATTGAGAGTGACATCAACAACACAAAACTCGTTAAACTTCGGCTTAAATACACGGACATTTTCCAGATGCCGACAGACTATTCGCGCTATGTTGCGTGGACTGCGAGAATCGTTGGCCCCGCGGGAGACTATCTGTGCAAAGATGGCCCTTTCTCAGCGCTCTACGTCAAGTGCGAGAAGGACCCTGGGTACGAGGTGGTCACGACGTTGCCAGCAGTGGAG CTGACGAGGAAGTCCAGCGGGCTGTTGGACGTGTACGGACGGCTGACGGTGCAGGTAGACCTGCTGACGTCCCACATGACGTACCGCCCGACATACGGCACTACCGACACAGTCGTGTGGAGACAGTGTCAACAACTCAG GGAACAAGTCCACAGTCAGGAGCAGTTGTCCAGTGGGTCGGCTACAACACGACTGTCCGGAGACGGGTCCACTGGTCACCGACACCCCAACTACTGGGCCATGTTAACCAGTCAACCCAAGTGGTAG